In the genome of Dehalococcoidales bacterium, one region contains:
- the nth gene encoding endonuclease III — MINSDNVDEIILRLNKQYPQAEIALDFSSPLELLIATILSAQCTDAVVNRVTSALFKKYKTIEDYVSADIFEFEQDIKPTGFYRNKAKNIIASAKIILEQYNGNVPSKMEELVNLPGVARKTANIVLYNAFGIRDGIAVDTHVRRLSQRLGLTQNNDPVKIEKDLMQMVPREIWGSFSYLLIEHGRAVCIARKPKCGLCVLSDLCPYFASIQ, encoded by the coding sequence ATGATAAACTCCGATAATGTCGATGAAATAATTTTGCGACTTAACAAACAGTATCCGCAGGCAGAGATTGCTTTGGACTTTTCTTCCCCTTTGGAGCTGTTAATCGCAACCATTCTTTCGGCACAATGTACCGATGCAGTCGTAAACAGGGTAACCTCTGCGCTGTTTAAAAAATATAAAACGATTGAAGATTATGTTTCGGCCGATATTTTCGAGTTTGAACAGGATATAAAACCAACCGGCTTTTATCGTAACAAAGCCAAAAACATTATTGCGTCCGCTAAAATTATCCTTGAACAATATAACGGCAACGTTCCTTCAAAAATGGAAGAGCTGGTTAACCTCCCCGGCGTTGCCCGCAAGACAGCCAATATTGTACTTTACAATGCCTTCGGAATAAGGGACGGAATAGCCGTTGATACCCACGTCAGGAGGCTTTCCCAAAGACTGGGATTAACCCAGAACAACGATCCGGTTAAGATTGAAAAAGACCTGATGCAAATGGTGCCACGTGAAATATGGGGTTCCTTTTCGTATCTGTTAATTGAGCACGGGCGTGCCGTTTGTATTGCCAGAAAACCGAAATGCGGTCTATGTGTTTTATCCGATTTGTGCCCTTATTTTGCAAGTATTCA
- a CDS encoding DUF5679 domain-containing protein: MQGYCVKCREKREMKDPKAITMKNGRPATQGVCPVCNTKMFKIGKA, encoded by the coding sequence ATGCAGGGATATTGCGTAAAATGCCGAGAAAAAAGAGAGATGAAAGATCCGAAAGCCATAACAATGAAGAATGGCAGACCGGCGACTCAAGGTGTTTGCCCCGTGTGCAACACCAAGATGTTTAAGATTGGTAAAGCCTAA
- a CDS encoding Fe-Mn family superoxide dismutase, translating into MNYSANDYSALIGMEGFSETLLKNHFTLYQGYVNNTNKLMQLLDNMLNEEKAATPEYAELKRRMGFEFNGMRLHEYYFDNLGGKDKYSDYPKAVKAIEEGYGSYANWEKDFKATGAMRGIGWVILYQDNTSGRLFNQWINEHETGHFAGCSPILVMDVFEHAFITDYGLKRMDYIEAFFKNIRWEAVEKRLI; encoded by the coding sequence ATGAATTACTCGGCAAACGATTACAGCGCTTTAATCGGAATGGAAGGTTTTAGCGAAACGCTTTTAAAAAACCACTTCACACTCTATCAGGGGTATGTCAATAACACCAATAAACTGATGCAGTTACTGGATAACATGTTAAATGAAGAAAAAGCCGCAACCCCCGAATATGCCGAACTAAAAAGGCGTATGGGTTTTGAATTTAACGGTATGCGTTTGCATGAATATTATTTTGATAATCTCGGCGGTAAAGATAAATACAGCGACTATCCAAAAGCGGTAAAAGCAATCGAAGAGGGATACGGCAGTTATGCGAACTGGGAGAAAGATTTTAAGGCTACCGGTGCGATGCGCGGTATCGGCTGGGTTATTTTATACCAAGACAACACCAGCGGCAGGCTTTTTAATCAATGGATAAACGAGCATGAAACCGGGCATTTTGCCGGTTGCAGCCCGATACTTGTTATGGATGTTTTTGAACATGCCTTTATCACTGATTACGGCTTGAAACGCATGGATTACATCGAAGCCTTTTTTAAAAATATTCGTTGGGAAGCTGTTGAAAAGAGATTAATCTAA
- a CDS encoding FAD-dependent oxidoreductase → MYDTIIIGAGPAGIAASVYAARKKLNALLISTNIGGQINTTWGIENYIGYHFIEGPELIEKFNTQLATYPIEQKIGVKVVEIQKAESGFSVITDEEKTYQTKTLIYATGKKPYRLNVPGEEKFTGKGVTYCATCDGPIFAEKRVAVIGGGNSAIGAALDLSKYVSHIDLISLSQLSADSVLIDKLANVKQLTLHLEHRVKSIEGEKFVNALVIEDINTREIKKLDVEGIFIEIGLIPNSELLGDIAKLNECGEVIVDCVGATEIAGLYAAGDVTNTPEKQIAVAVGEGVKTVLQAHRYLQKLKD, encoded by the coding sequence ATGTATGATACGATTATTATCGGTGCAGGCCCGGCGGGGATAGCGGCAAGTGTTTATGCCGCCAGAAAAAAATTAAACGCCTTATTAATCAGTACCAATATCGGCGGGCAAATCAATACCACCTGGGGCATTGAGAATTATATCGGTTATCATTTTATTGAAGGACCGGAGCTAATCGAAAAGTTTAACACCCAACTTGCTACCTACCCTATCGAGCAGAAAATCGGCGTTAAGGTCGTTGAGATTCAAAAAGCGGAGAGCGGCTTTTCGGTTATTACCGATGAAGAAAAAACCTATCAAACCAAAACTTTAATATACGCCACAGGCAAAAAACCGTACAGGTTAAATGTTCCCGGAGAAGAAAAGTTTACAGGTAAAGGCGTCACCTACTGCGCAACTTGCGACGGACCTATTTTTGCCGAAAAAAGAGTGGCGGTTATCGGCGGAGGAAATTCAGCCATCGGCGCCGCTTTGGATTTATCCAAATATGTCTCCCATATTGATTTGATATCACTTTCACAATTATCCGCAGATAGTGTTTTAATCGATAAATTGGCCAATGTAAAACAGTTAACGCTGCACCTTGAACATAGGGTTAAAAGCATTGAAGGCGAAAAGTTTGTTAATGCTTTAGTGATTGAAGACATTAATACCCGGGAGATTAAAAAGCTGGACGTTGAAGGTATTTTTATCGAAATCGGGCTTATCCCCAATTCGGAACTGCTGGGCGATATCGCCAAGTTAAACGAATGCGGCGAAGTTATTGTTGATTGCGTCGGAGCAACCGAAATTGCCGGGCTGTATGCCGCCGGAGACGTTACCAATACCCCCGAAAAACAAATTGCCGTTGCCGTCGGCGAGGGCGTTAAAACCGTACTGCAAGCACACCGTTATTTACAAAAATTAAAGGATTAG
- a CDS encoding heavy metal translocating P-type ATPase: MNTESQKNNSAGAVIKISGMSCVNCAANLEKALSNLPGVSNASVNFASEKAILNYAPDKVSIAEITDVITKLGFVSSVSKTTFSVKGMSCASCVARVERAISAVPGVISANVNLATGRATVTYLENVRLANLKKAVRDIGFEVPEEQESPEDISSISNRETKSLRNTLIGAAILGVAVLILSFLPSFTGKPYLLWALATPVQFWAGKRFYQGAWASLKHKSADMNTLVAVGTSAAYFYSMAAVLIPSAFISGVIEPNLYFDTSAMIIVLILLGRFLEARAKGRTSEAIKKLINLKPKTAGVIRNGQELQIPVDEVLVGDIIIVRPGENIPVDGIITEGFSTIDESIITGESIPVDKKVGDEVVGASVNQTGSFRFQATRVGADTTLSQIVRLVEQAQGSKAPIQRLADVIAMYFVPAVILIATVTFLIWFIVGPSPALTYAILNFVAVLIIACPCALGLATPTAIIVGTGKGAENGILIRDAEKLERAHKTDSVLLDKTGTITLGQPKVADIITLEGFSEENLMQLAASAETNSEHPLAKAIVGNAKQKGTALLSVAQFNAIPGHGIEAEVDGKRILVGNIKLMEDNGIISAELEKRAAIFWEEGKTTMFVAVGGSPAGVIALSDTIKPGVIEAVKKLQSMGIEVTMLTGDNRRAAETVARQVGIKNVKYEILPEHKADEVGKLQKQGKVVAMVGDGINDAPALAQADIGIAIGTGTDIAMETGDITLMHGDLSGVVGAIELSKRTMRTIKQNLFWAFGYNVILIPVAAGVLYLFFGNGTVPAGLQFAFGEYGFLNPILAAFAMALSSLTVVSNSLRLKNYKLKH; the protein is encoded by the coding sequence ATGAATACGGAATCGCAAAAAAATAATTCGGCCGGGGCTGTAATTAAAATTAGCGGGATGTCCTGCGTTAATTGCGCAGCCAATTTGGAAAAGGCATTATCGAACTTACCCGGTGTATCGAATGCCTCGGTGAACTTTGCTTCGGAGAAAGCGATATTAAATTATGCCCCCGATAAGGTCAGTATTGCCGAAATTACCGATGTGATTACAAAATTGGGGTTTGTGTCGTCTGTCTCAAAAACAACCTTTTCGGTTAAAGGCATGTCGTGCGCTTCTTGCGTTGCGCGTGTTGAAAGGGCAATCAGCGCCGTTCCGGGCGTTATTTCCGCAAATGTAAACTTGGCAACCGGCCGGGCTACCGTTACGTATTTGGAAAATGTCCGTTTGGCGAATCTGAAAAAAGCTGTCAGGGATATCGGTTTTGAAGTTCCCGAAGAGCAGGAAAGCCCTGAAGACATCAGCAGTATCTCTAACCGCGAAACCAAAAGTTTAAGAAACACCTTAATCGGTGCGGCAATATTGGGTGTTGCTGTTTTGATTCTGAGTTTTCTGCCTTCTTTTACAGGTAAACCGTATTTGTTGTGGGCGCTTGCAACGCCGGTTCAGTTTTGGGCCGGAAAAAGGTTTTATCAGGGCGCCTGGGCCTCTTTAAAGCATAAATCCGCCGATATGAATACTTTGGTTGCGGTTGGCACATCGGCTGCCTATTTTTACAGTATGGCGGCGGTGCTGATACCTTCCGCCTTTATTAGCGGCGTAATTGAACCGAATCTTTATTTTGATACCTCGGCGATGATTATTGTTTTAATCCTTCTGGGGAGATTTTTAGAAGCAAGAGCCAAAGGCAGAACATCGGAGGCAATTAAAAAACTGATTAACCTAAAACCGAAAACCGCCGGCGTTATCCGCAACGGGCAAGAGCTGCAGATTCCGGTGGACGAAGTGCTTGTCGGCGATATAATTATAGTTCGCCCGGGGGAAAATATACCTGTTGACGGTATTATTACGGAAGGCTTTTCCACGATAGACGAATCAATTATTACCGGTGAAAGTATTCCCGTTGATAAAAAAGTCGGGGATGAAGTGGTCGGTGCATCCGTTAATCAAACCGGCAGTTTCCGTTTTCAAGCTACACGTGTGGGAGCCGATACCACCCTTTCTCAAATAGTTCGGCTTGTTGAGCAGGCGCAAGGCTCTAAAGCGCCGATTCAAAGGCTGGCGGATGTTATCGCAATGTATTTTGTGCCGGCGGTGATTTTAATTGCCACGGTTACATTTTTAATTTGGTTTATTGTCGGCCCGTCTCCGGCTTTGACTTATGCCATTTTAAACTTTGTGGCGGTATTAATAATTGCTTGCCCGTGTGCTTTGGGCTTGGCAACCCCGACTGCTATTATTGTCGGTACCGGTAAGGGCGCCGAGAACGGTATTTTAATTCGGGATGCGGAAAAATTGGAAAGGGCGCATAAAACTGACAGTGTTCTTCTGGATAAGACCGGAACGATAACATTGGGCCAACCGAAAGTTGCCGATATAATTACTTTAGAGGGCTTTTCGGAAGAGAACTTGATGCAACTGGCGGCCTCGGCGGAGACTAACTCAGAACATCCGCTTGCAAAAGCAATCGTCGGGAATGCCAAACAAAAAGGGACAGCGCTTTTATCGGTTGCGCAATTTAATGCAATCCCCGGGCACGGTATTGAGGCCGAAGTTGATGGAAAGCGAATCCTGGTCGGTAATATTAAACTCATGGAAGATAACGGAATTATTTCAGCCGAGCTTGAAAAAAGAGCCGCTATCTTTTGGGAAGAAGGTAAAACAACCATGTTTGTTGCCGTTGGCGGCAGCCCGGCAGGGGTGATTGCATTATCGGATACAATTAAACCGGGGGTTATTGAAGCGGTCAAGAAATTGCAATCGATGGGGATTGAAGTAACAATGCTTACCGGAGATAACCGCCGTGCGGCCGAAACCGTTGCGCGGCAAGTCGGGATTAAAAACGTGAAATACGAAATTCTTCCCGAACATAAAGCAGATGAAGTCGGTAAATTGCAAAAGCAGGGGAAAGTGGTTGCCATGGTTGGTGACGGAATCAATGACGCCCCGGCATTGGCGCAGGCCGATATCGGGATTGCCATCGGCACGGGAACCGATATTGCAATGGAAACAGGTGACATAACGCTAATGCACGGTGACTTAAGCGGGGTGGTTGGAGCGATTGAGCTAAGCAAACGAACGATGAGAACAATTAAACAGAATTTGTTTTGGGCGTTCGGCTACAACGTAATTCTGATACCGGTGGCGGCGGGTGTTTTGTATCTCTTTTTTGGTAACGGTACGGTACCGGCCGGTTTACAATTTGCCTTTGGGGAATACGGTTTCTTAAACCCGATACTGGCGGCGTTTGCGATGGCACTCAGTTCGCTTACGGTTGTATCCAACTCGTTGCGATTAAAAAATTACAAACTCAAACACTAA
- a CDS encoding SHOCT domain-containing protein, with translation MVGNGVIFSTIFVYWAMIVVFWIGIIVLVIWAVAKLIRSGKSVSSNSAIDIVKERYAKGEITKEEYEQIKKDIG, from the coding sequence ATGGTTGGTAACGGAGTTATATTTTCAACAATATTTGTATATTGGGCGATGATTGTAGTTTTCTGGATTGGTATTATCGTTCTCGTTATTTGGGCGGTAGCTAAACTTATAAGATCCGGAAAATCCGTAAGCTCGAACAGCGCAATTGATATTGTTAAAGAAAGATATGCCAAGGGCGAGATAACCAAAGAGGAATACGAACAAATCAAAAAAGATATCGGATAA